From the Carassius carassius chromosome 45, fCarCar2.1, whole genome shotgun sequence genome, one window contains:
- the slc4a5b gene encoding electrogenic sodium bicarbonate cotransporter 4 isoform X2, giving the protein MDHDLQGSRKSHRSRHNEDEDESVYIGVPVPRSYRRKRRHHRHTSRHSHDRDSRERHHNRPEHHDREDPCDPDEGERDSNELSDINSIMSPAAERLRHILREEDEPTPTLFTEMDTLQHEGGEMEWKESARWVKFEEKVEEGGERWSKPHVSTLSLHSLFELRTCLQTGCIMLDLEGYSLPQIVDDIIEKQVQEGLIAPEIREKISFVLLRKHRHQTKKPIHRSLADIGKPSPSNRSPSPSPRSGSGFHRSTEDLRARQSGGLSKLHPSQCRSMNDISVTPSTDQLKNKFMKKIPRDAEASNVLIGEVDFLEKPFVAFVRLAQAATLGGLTEVPVPTRFLFVLLGPNGKAKSYNEIGRAMATLMVDDLFSDVAYKARDREDLIAGIDEFLDEVIVLPPGEWDPKIRIEPPKKLPSAEMRKSVFSLNELGQPNGNAGGGAASAEDEEMPAPHELGEELKFTGRFCGGLWLDIKRKVPWVLSDFYEGFHIQSVSAVLFIYLGCITNAITFGGLLGDATDNYQGVMESFLGTALAGMVFCLFGGQPLIILSSTGPILIFEKLLYEFSINNNIDYMEIRLWVGLHSCLQCLILVATDASYIIKYMTRFTEEGFSSLISFIFISDALKKMMSVFNYYPINRDFNPDYITSYRCDCQPPDQVSPLALNTSSPLGLENFSDYSMFNFSALEWNQLSKKECLWFGGSLVGKSCKYIPDLAMLSFILFFGTYSMTISLKKFKASRYFPTKLRKLISDFAIFTSIMTFVGLDMLMGLKTPKLIVPTEFKPTRPDRGWIVMPFGKNPWWMCLASFVPALLVTILIFMDQQITAVIVNRKENKLKKGCGYHLDLFWVGILMAVCSFMGLPWYVAATVISIAHIDSLKMESESSAPGEQPQFLGVREQRFTGVLVFVLTGVSVFLAPILKYIPMPVLYGVFLYMGVASLHGIQFWERMKLFLMPAKHQPDFVFLRHVPLRRVHLFTLVQIICLAVLWILKSTVAAIIFPVMILGLMVVRKMLDLIFSQHDLAWLDDILPDKDKKRKEDEKKKKEKKKARESEEHNNSDEESKCPKDSLQSVEIPLKPVSPSCHPNPPNSDPSA; this is encoded by the exons tgtccCCTGCTGCAGAGAGACTACGTCACATCCTCAGAGAGGAAGATGAGCCCACACCCACCCTCTTCACTGAGATGGACACGCTGCAGCATGAGGGTGGAGAAATGGAGTGGAAAGAGTCTGccag GTGGGTTAAGTTTGAGGAGAAGGTGGAGGAGGGTGGTGAGAGGTGGAGCAAACCGCATGTGTCCACGCTGTCTCTGCACAGTCTGTTTGAGCTGCGCACCTGCCTGCAGACGGGCTGCATCATGCTGGACCTGGAGGGGTATTCACTGCCACAGATAGTGG ATGACATCATTGAAAAGCAGGTGCAGGAGGGTCTTATAGCTCCAGAGATCCGTGAGAAGATCAGTTTTGTCCTCTTGAGGAAGCACCGACACCAGACCAAGAAGCCGATCCACCGCTCGCTGGCGGACATCGGAAAACCCAGCCCCTCCA ACCGCAGTCCGAGCCCGAGTCCTCGCTCTGGGTCGGGTTTCCACCGTTCCACTGAGGACCTGCGAGCTCGTCAGAGCGGCGGCCTCAGCAAACTGC ATCCTTCTCAGTGCCGCAGTATGAATGATATTTCCGTCACACCCAGCACCGACCAG CTGAAGAATAAGTTCATGAAGAAGATCCCCAGAGATGCCGAGGCGTCTAATGTGTTGATTGGAGAGGTGGATTTTTTAGAAAAGCCATTCGTGGCCTTCGTTCGTCTGGCTCAAGCAGCAACACTAGGGGGCCTTACTGAAGTCCCTGTGCCAACAAG GTTTCTCTTTGTGCTGCTTGGTCCCAATGGCAAAGCCAAATCCTACAATGAGATCGGTCGGGCCATGGCTACGCTCATGGTTGATGAC CTGTTCAGTGACGTGGCCTATAAAGCCAGAGATCGTGAGGACTTGATTGCTGGGATTGATGAGTTTTTGGATGAGGTGATCGTTCTTCCTCCTGGAGAGTGGGACCCCAAGATCCGCATCGAACCCCCGAAGAAACTGCCTTCAGCAGAGATGAG GAAGTCTGTTTTCTCTCTGAATGAGCTTGGGCAGCCGAATGGGAATGCAGGAGGAGGAGCGGCGTCTGCAGAAGACGAGGAGATGCCGGCTCCACATGAACTTGGAGAGGAGCTGAAATTCACTGGCCG ATTTTGTGGCGGACTGTGGCTAGACATCAAGCGTAAAGTGCCCTGGGTTCTCAGTGACTTCTATGAGGGCTTCCACATCCAGTCCGTCTCTGCGGTGCTCTTCATTTACCTGGGCTGCATCACCAATGCAATCACCTTTGGAGGACTGCTGGGGGACGCAACCGACAACTACCAA GGTGTGATGGAAAGCTTTTTGGGCACGGCTTTGGCCGGCATGGTCTTCTGCCTCTTCGGCGGTCAACCCCTCATCATCCTCAGCTCTACAGGACCAATACTGATCTTTGAAAAGCTGCTGTATGAGTTCAGCAT AAACAATAACATAGACTACATGGAGATCCGACTCTGGGTCGGTCTGCACTCCTGCCTCCAGTGTCTGATCCTGGTGGCCACTGACGCCAGCTACATCATCAAGTACATGACACGCTTCACTGAGGAGGGCTTCTCCAGCCTCATCTCCTTCATCTTCATCTCCGACGCCCTTAAGAAAATGATGAGTGTCTTCAATTATTACCCCATCAATCGAGACTTCAATCCAGATTACATCACCAGCTACAGGTGTGACTGCCAGCCTCCTGATCAAG TGTCTCCATTGGCTCTCAACACTTCCTCTCCATTAGGCCTAGAAAACTTCTCTGATTACTCTATG TTCAACTTCTCCGCTCTGGAATGGAATCAGCTGAGTAAGAAAGAGTGCTTGTGGTTCGGTGGTTCCCTGGTGGGAAAATCCTGCAAATACATCCCTGATCTGGCCATGCTGTCTTTCATTTTGTTCTTCGGCACTTATTCCATGACCATCTCGCTCAAAAAGTTCAAGGCCAGCCGTTACTTCCCCACAAAG CTTCGGAAGCTCATCAGTGATTTTGCAATCTTCACGTCAATCATGACATTTGTTGGTCTTGATATGTTAATGGGGCTTAAAACACCTAAACTGATTGTGCCAACCGAATTCAAG CCGACGCGGCCGGATCGCGGCTGGATCGTCATGCCCTTTGGGAAGAACCCGTGGTGGATGTGCTTGGCCAGTTTTGTACCTGCTCTTCTGGTCACCATCCTCATCTTCATGGACCAGCAGATCACGGCTGTTATCGTCAACCgaaaagaaaacaaactgaaG AAAGGTTGTGGATATCATTTGGACCTGTTTTGGGTGGGCATCCTCATGGCCGTCTGCTCCTTCATGGGTTTGCCGTGGTACGTAGCAGCCACAGTCATTTCTATCGCCCACATCGACTCTCTGAAGATGGAGAGTGAGTCCAGCGCTCCTGGTGAGCAGCCACAGTTTCTCGGTGTGCG GGAACAGAGATTCACAGGCGTTTTGGTGTTTGTCCTCACCGGAGTCTCTGTCTTCCTTGCACCAATACTGAAG TACATCCCTATGCCTGTGTTGTATGGTGTTTTCCTGTACATGGGCGTTGCTTCTCTCCATGGTATTCAG TTTTGGGAGAGGATGAAGCTGTTCCTCATGCCAGCCAAGCACCAGCCAGATTTTGTGTTCCTGCGGCACGTGCCCCTGCGGCGCGTGCACCTCTTCACTCTGGTGCAGATCATCTGTTTGGCCGTCCTCTGGATCCTCAAGTCCACTGTGGCCGCCATCATTTTCCCTGTCATG ATTCTGGGCCTGATGGTCGTGAGGAAGATGCTGGACCTGATCTTCTCGCAGCATGATCTGGCCTGGCTGGACGACATCCTGCCCGACAAGGACAAGAAGAGgaaggaggatgagaagaaaaagaaagagaagaagaaagcCAGGGAGTCGGAGGAACACAACAACAGTGATGAAGAG TCAAAGTGTCCCAAAGACTCCCTCCAGTCAGTGGAGATTCCTCTGAAGCCAGTGAGTCCATCATGTCATCCAAACCCTCCTAATTCTGACCCCTCGGCCTAA
- the slc4a5b gene encoding electrogenic sodium bicarbonate cotransporter 4 isoform X1, whose product MDHDLQGSRKSHRSRHNEDEDESVYIGVPVPRSYRRKRRHHRHTSRHSHDRDSRERHHNRPEHHDREDPCDPDEGERDSNELSDINSIMSPAAERLRHILREEDEPTPTLFTEMDTLQHEGGEMEWKESARWVKFEEKVEEGGERWSKPHVSTLSLHSLFELRTCLQTGCIMLDLEGYSLPQIVDDIIEKQVQEGLIAPEIREKISFVLLRKHRHQTKKPIHRSLADIGKPSPSNRSPSPSPRSGSGFHRSTEDLRARQSGGLSKLHPSQCRSMNDISVTPSTDQLKNKFMKKIPRDAEASNVLIGEVDFLEKPFVAFVRLAQAATLGGLTEVPVPTRFLFVLLGPNGKAKSYNEIGRAMATLMVDDLFSDVAYKARDREDLIAGIDEFLDEVIVLPPGEWDPKIRIEPPKKLPSAEMRKSVFSLNELGQPNGNAGGGAASAEDEEMPAPHELGEELKFTGRFCGGLWLDIKRKVPWVLSDFYEGFHIQSVSAVLFIYLGCITNAITFGGLLGDATDNYQGVMESFLGTALAGMVFCLFGGQPLIILSSTGPILIFEKLLYEFSINNNIDYMEIRLWVGLHSCLQCLILVATDASYIIKYMTRFTEEGFSSLISFIFISDALKKMMSVFNYYPINRDFNPDYITSYRCDCQPPDQVSPLALNTSSPLGLENFSDYSMFNFSALEWNQLSKKECLWFGGSLVGKSCKYIPDLAMLSFILFFGTYSMTISLKKFKASRYFPTKCRTLIADFAIIVSILVFCALDYVMSLDTPKLHVPTQIKPTRPDRGWIVMPFGKNPWWMCLASFVPALLVTILIFMDQQITAVIVNRKENKLKKGCGYHLDLFWVGILMAVCSFMGLPWYVAATVISIAHIDSLKMESESSAPGEQPQFLGVREQRFTGVLVFVLTGVSVFLAPILKYIPMPVLYGVFLYMGVASLHGIQFWERMKLFLMPAKHQPDFVFLRHVPLRRVHLFTLVQIICLAVLWILKSTVAAIIFPVMILGLMVVRKMLDLIFSQHDLAWLDDILPDKDKKRKEDEKKKKEKKKARESEEHNNSDEESKCPKDSLQSVEIPLKPVSPSCHPNPPNSDPSA is encoded by the exons tgtccCCTGCTGCAGAGAGACTACGTCACATCCTCAGAGAGGAAGATGAGCCCACACCCACCCTCTTCACTGAGATGGACACGCTGCAGCATGAGGGTGGAGAAATGGAGTGGAAAGAGTCTGccag GTGGGTTAAGTTTGAGGAGAAGGTGGAGGAGGGTGGTGAGAGGTGGAGCAAACCGCATGTGTCCACGCTGTCTCTGCACAGTCTGTTTGAGCTGCGCACCTGCCTGCAGACGGGCTGCATCATGCTGGACCTGGAGGGGTATTCACTGCCACAGATAGTGG ATGACATCATTGAAAAGCAGGTGCAGGAGGGTCTTATAGCTCCAGAGATCCGTGAGAAGATCAGTTTTGTCCTCTTGAGGAAGCACCGACACCAGACCAAGAAGCCGATCCACCGCTCGCTGGCGGACATCGGAAAACCCAGCCCCTCCA ACCGCAGTCCGAGCCCGAGTCCTCGCTCTGGGTCGGGTTTCCACCGTTCCACTGAGGACCTGCGAGCTCGTCAGAGCGGCGGCCTCAGCAAACTGC ATCCTTCTCAGTGCCGCAGTATGAATGATATTTCCGTCACACCCAGCACCGACCAG CTGAAGAATAAGTTCATGAAGAAGATCCCCAGAGATGCCGAGGCGTCTAATGTGTTGATTGGAGAGGTGGATTTTTTAGAAAAGCCATTCGTGGCCTTCGTTCGTCTGGCTCAAGCAGCAACACTAGGGGGCCTTACTGAAGTCCCTGTGCCAACAAG GTTTCTCTTTGTGCTGCTTGGTCCCAATGGCAAAGCCAAATCCTACAATGAGATCGGTCGGGCCATGGCTACGCTCATGGTTGATGAC CTGTTCAGTGACGTGGCCTATAAAGCCAGAGATCGTGAGGACTTGATTGCTGGGATTGATGAGTTTTTGGATGAGGTGATCGTTCTTCCTCCTGGAGAGTGGGACCCCAAGATCCGCATCGAACCCCCGAAGAAACTGCCTTCAGCAGAGATGAG GAAGTCTGTTTTCTCTCTGAATGAGCTTGGGCAGCCGAATGGGAATGCAGGAGGAGGAGCGGCGTCTGCAGAAGACGAGGAGATGCCGGCTCCACATGAACTTGGAGAGGAGCTGAAATTCACTGGCCG ATTTTGTGGCGGACTGTGGCTAGACATCAAGCGTAAAGTGCCCTGGGTTCTCAGTGACTTCTATGAGGGCTTCCACATCCAGTCCGTCTCTGCGGTGCTCTTCATTTACCTGGGCTGCATCACCAATGCAATCACCTTTGGAGGACTGCTGGGGGACGCAACCGACAACTACCAA GGTGTGATGGAAAGCTTTTTGGGCACGGCTTTGGCCGGCATGGTCTTCTGCCTCTTCGGCGGTCAACCCCTCATCATCCTCAGCTCTACAGGACCAATACTGATCTTTGAAAAGCTGCTGTATGAGTTCAGCAT AAACAATAACATAGACTACATGGAGATCCGACTCTGGGTCGGTCTGCACTCCTGCCTCCAGTGTCTGATCCTGGTGGCCACTGACGCCAGCTACATCATCAAGTACATGACACGCTTCACTGAGGAGGGCTTCTCCAGCCTCATCTCCTTCATCTTCATCTCCGACGCCCTTAAGAAAATGATGAGTGTCTTCAATTATTACCCCATCAATCGAGACTTCAATCCAGATTACATCACCAGCTACAGGTGTGACTGCCAGCCTCCTGATCAAG TGTCTCCATTGGCTCTCAACACTTCCTCTCCATTAGGCCTAGAAAACTTCTCTGATTACTCTATG TTCAACTTCTCCGCTCTGGAATGGAATCAGCTGAGTAAGAAAGAGTGCTTGTGGTTCGGTGGTTCCCTGGTGGGAAAATCCTGCAAATACATCCCTGATCTGGCCATGCTGTCTTTCATTTTGTTCTTCGGCACTTATTCCATGACCATCTCGCTCAAAAAGTTCAAGGCCAGCCGTTACTTCCCCACAAAG TGTCGCACCTTGATAGCAGATTTTGCCATAATTGTATCCATCCTGGTCTTCTGTGCTCTGGATTATGTGATGTCCTTGGACACTCCCAAACTGCATGTGCCCACCCAGATAAAG CCGACGCGGCCGGATCGCGGCTGGATCGTCATGCCCTTTGGGAAGAACCCGTGGTGGATGTGCTTGGCCAGTTTTGTACCTGCTCTTCTGGTCACCATCCTCATCTTCATGGACCAGCAGATCACGGCTGTTATCGTCAACCgaaaagaaaacaaactgaaG AAAGGTTGTGGATATCATTTGGACCTGTTTTGGGTGGGCATCCTCATGGCCGTCTGCTCCTTCATGGGTTTGCCGTGGTACGTAGCAGCCACAGTCATTTCTATCGCCCACATCGACTCTCTGAAGATGGAGAGTGAGTCCAGCGCTCCTGGTGAGCAGCCACAGTTTCTCGGTGTGCG GGAACAGAGATTCACAGGCGTTTTGGTGTTTGTCCTCACCGGAGTCTCTGTCTTCCTTGCACCAATACTGAAG TACATCCCTATGCCTGTGTTGTATGGTGTTTTCCTGTACATGGGCGTTGCTTCTCTCCATGGTATTCAG TTTTGGGAGAGGATGAAGCTGTTCCTCATGCCAGCCAAGCACCAGCCAGATTTTGTGTTCCTGCGGCACGTGCCCCTGCGGCGCGTGCACCTCTTCACTCTGGTGCAGATCATCTGTTTGGCCGTCCTCTGGATCCTCAAGTCCACTGTGGCCGCCATCATTTTCCCTGTCATG ATTCTGGGCCTGATGGTCGTGAGGAAGATGCTGGACCTGATCTTCTCGCAGCATGATCTGGCCTGGCTGGACGACATCCTGCCCGACAAGGACAAGAAGAGgaaggaggatgagaagaaaaagaaagagaagaagaaagcCAGGGAGTCGGAGGAACACAACAACAGTGATGAAGAG TCAAAGTGTCCCAAAGACTCCCTCCAGTCAGTGGAGATTCCTCTGAAGCCAGTGAGTCCATCATGTCATCCAAACCCTCCTAATTCTGACCCCTCGGCCTAA
- the vps37bb gene encoding VPS37B subunit of ESCRT-I b, whose product MSGFENRLQSYSSTQLNELLEDDDKLRGMVREMEEMQDMQQNKELTIASNRSLAEQNLNLQPELDHQKIQLTKRYCCLQDLHESYQLRRSTLGNSSLDTLLALLQTEGAKIEEETENMADSFLDGSLPLDSFIDDYQSKRTLAHLRRVKIDKLREMVLKGVHLPQGSSTDPSQPQETHNSTAPFQRLANGSPAHVRPAPTSQASAMPYNPQSIGVPLPNTVPSYSCPHPQALPQEPGAGLPPRAGFIMQ is encoded by the exons ATGTCCGGCTTCGAGAACAGACTGCAGTCGTACTCTTCCACACAGCTGAACGAACTGCTGGAGGACGATGACAAGCTCCGGGGAATGGTCCGGGAGATGGAGGAG ATGCAGGACATGCAGCAGAATAAAGAGCTGACGATTGCCAGTAACCGCAGCCTGGCGGAGCAGAACCTCAACCTGCAGCCTGAACTGGACCATCAGAAGATCCAGCTGACCAAACGCTACTGCTGTTTACAAGATCTGCACGAGTCCTACCAGCTCCGCAGGTCCACGCTAG GTAACAGTTCACTTGACACATTGTTGGCTCTTTTGCAAACCGAGGGAGCCAAGATCGAAGAAGAAACAGAG AACATGGCCGATTCATTCTTGGACGGGTCCTTGCCCCTGGACAGCTTTATTGATGACTACCAGAGCAAGAGGACGCTGGCACATCTGAGGCGTGTGAAGATCGATAAGCTCCGGGAGATGGTGCTGAAGGGGGTTCATCTTCCTCAGGGTTCCTCTACTGATCCTTCACAACCTCAGGAGACCCATAACTCCACCGCACCTTTCCAAAGGCTAGCTAATGGTTCTCCAGCTCACGTAAGACCAGCACCAACATCTCAAGCATCGGCAATGCCTTACAACCCTCAGAGCATCGGTGTTCCTCTGCCAAACACTGTGCCGTCATATTCATGTCCACACCCACAAGCACTTCCTCAAGAGCCCGGTGCTGGTCTTCCCCCGCGGGCAGGTTTTATAATGCAATGA